The following coding sequences lie in one Aspergillus luchuensis IFO 4308 DNA, chromosome 8, nearly complete sequence genomic window:
- a CDS encoding cytochrome P450 (COG:Q;~EggNog:ENOG410PKC8;~InterPro:IPR001128,IPR017972,IPR002401,IPR036396;~PFAM:PF00067;~go_function: GO:0005506 - iron ion binding [Evidence IEA];~go_function: GO:0016705 - oxidoreductase activity, acting on paired donors, with incorporation or reduction of molecular oxygen [Evidence IEA];~go_function: GO:0020037 - heme binding [Evidence IEA];~go_process: GO:0055114 - oxidation-reduction process [Evidence IEA]) has product MAEMRLRTALAILAGIYLLYKLLSFIRFYIIGRRSGYPLVVTPLFTRHSLWQIVGPTFQVQLKRYFPTWLYEHLDIHIHGWEFRHKNAMHRRYGKIFVIVSPDECSLWIADPTVGATVLQRRKDFDQPEVVAKFMGFFGPTLIQSNGEDWKRQRRIIAPQLNEAIMGEVWEEACRQARAMLEYLLQHPGGETLTGLRSIAINVLGQAGYGQNQPWSPDFVETLGQDWQDARVSYFKTIAMVTDRFVEAVLIPNSLKVMPFMPESIRQLGRQMLKVPEYVREILGEERNTKSSEVSKKRHNLLDMLVRYAQHGTESSAKLFLSEAEISGNLFLFTAAGFDTTANTMGYAVMFLAQYPQWQDWVREELSQLDADVSSWGYDVFAQCPRMLAVMYETLRLFTPVLHSTRCVVTTQQIADADGTHVLTPPMDVFISQQSIHRDPNVWGADVDEFRPTRWIDDAGQVVTPAKGTFIPWSGGPRICPGMKMSEVEFVGTMATLFRHARCEPMQKGKLQQQMEDSISKLTLQVRELREVQLRWVPA; this is encoded by the exons ATGGCGGAGATGAGGCTGCGCACCGCCCTGGCCATCTTGGCCGGAATCTATCTCCTCTACAAACTTCTCTCCTTTATCCGCTTCTACATTATCGGTCGTCGCAGCGGATATCCCTTAGTCGTGACCCCTTTGTTCACGCGCCACTCGCTCTGGCAGATCGTGGGTCCGACCTTTCAAGTACAGCTGAAGCGCTATTTTCCCACATGGCTCTACGAACATCtggacatccacatccacggCTGGGAGTTTCGTCACAAGAATGCTATGCATCGTCGTTATGGCAAGATTTTTGTTATTGTCTCGCCTGATGAGTGCTCACTATG GATCGCCGACCCGACCGTAGGCGCAACCGTCTTGCAGCGACGCAAGGATTTCGACCAGCCCGAAGTCGTAGCCAAATTCATGGGCTTTTTCGGACCAACCTTGATTCAATCCAATGGTGAAGACTGGAAACGCCAGAGGCGCATTATCGCTCCCCAGCTCAATGAAGCCATCATGGGTGAGGTGTGGGAAGAGGCCTGTCGCCAGGCCCGTGCTATGCTTGAGTATCTCCTGCAGCATCCTGGCGGCGAGACATTGACCGGGCTTCGCAGTATCGCCATCAACGTTCTCGGCCAGGCTGGGTACGGACAGAACCAGCCATGGTCACCTGACTTTGTCGAGACTCTGGGGCAGGATTGGCAGGACGCCAGAGTCTCGTACTTCAAGACGATTGCTATGGTCACGGACCGGTTCGTGGAGGCGGTCTTAATCCCAAACTCGCTGAAAGTGATGCCATTCATGCCCGAGTCGATTCGTCAACTGGGTCGCCAGATGTTAAAGGTGCCGGAATATGTCAGAGAGATTTTGGGCGAGGAGCGCAACACTAAATCGAGTGAGGTGTCTAAGAAGCGCCACAATCTGCTAGATATGCTGGTGCGATATGCGCAACATGGAACGGAGAGCTCTGCGAAGCTGTTTCTGTCAGAGGCAGAAATCAGCGgcaatctcttcctctttaccGCCGCTGGCTTCGACACGACAGCCAACACAATGGGATATGCTGTGATGTTCCTCGCGCAGTATCCCCAGTGGCAGGACTGGGTGCGGGAGGAGTTGTCTCAGTTGGACGCCGATGTTTCGTCTTGGGGATACGATGTGTTTGCTCAATGCCCACGAATGCTGGCTGTCATG TATGAAACCCTCCGTCTCTTCACACCTGTTCTCCACTCCACACGCTGCGTGGTAACGACGCAGCAGATCGCCGATGCGGACGGCACACACGTGCTGACGCCCCCGATGGACGTGTTCATCTCGCAGCAAAGCATCCACCGGGACCCAAATGTCTGGGGAGCGGACGTGGATGAGTTCCGGCCCACGCGGTGGATCGACGACGCCGGTCAAGTGGTGACTCCGGCGAAGGGCACGTTCATTCCATGGTCGGGAGGGCCCAGAATATGTCCGGGCATGAAGATGTCGGAGGTGGAATTTGTGGGGACGATGGCGACGCTGTTCCGGCACGCGCGGTGCGAGCCGATGCAGAAAGGAAaactgcagcagcagatggagGACTCGATATCAAAGTTGACGCTGCAGGTGAGGGAGCTCCGGGAGGTGCAGTTGCGGTGGGTGCCAGCCTGA
- a CDS encoding uncharacterized protein (TransMembrane:3 (n9-20c24/25o60-79i100-121o156-178i)): MSPPHLPTTLTSLLTTLLLLTSFSLTTYTLTTYLHLAHTATSLVPKVIIHDTAIIATTSYHIFTTILTCLTFITIYFLFPKFFTKSNSSNSSNPSWIQKALTSLATLLLTTSLLAFTVILATRKMSFGDVGPRVTVYLDESLGEESLVYRDDGRGVAGLVVGWVGWIGAAVLCGLMMVGGKKEEKKGDEMWVEKGEVEESSRAESV; this comes from the exons AtgtcccctccccacctcccaACCACACTCacatccctcctcaccaccctcctcctcctcacctccttctccctaaCAACCTACACCCTAACGACCTACCTCCACCTCGCGCACACCGCAACATCCCTCGTGCCCAAGGTCATCATCCACGAcaccgccatcatcgccacaACATCCTACCATATCTTCACGACGATCCTGACCTGCCTCACATTCATCACGAtctacttcctcttccctaaATTCTTCACAAAGTcaaacagcagcaacagcagcaaccccTCATGGATCCAAAAGGCACTTACATCCCTCGCAACCCTCCTTCTCACGACAAGTCTCCTCGCCTTCACGGTCATCCTGGCTACCAGAAAGATGTCCTTTGGGGACGTGGGCCCGCGTGTTACTGTCTATTTAGATGAGAGTCTGGGCGAGGAGAGTCTGGTTTATagggatgatgggaggggggttgCCGGGTTGGTGGtcgggtgggttggttggattGGAGCAGCGGTTTT GTgtgggttgatgatggttggagggaagaaggaagagaagaaaggagatgagatgtgggtggagaagggggaggtggaggagagtagTAGGGCGGAGAGTGTGTAG
- a CDS encoding MICOS complex subunit MIC26/MIC27 (COG:S;~EggNog:ENOG410PP9A;~InterPro:IPR033181,IPR019166;~PFAM:PF09769;~go_component: GO:0061617 - MICOS complex [Evidence IEA];~go_process: GO:0042407 - cristae formation [Evidence IEA]) yields MSFRPMLKQRAVAPIAATLLAGGIALYPRQTAFAEEPRDAKKPIYDDFPTEIPAVSKPVVSPAPTTTTPAAPVSTPFSSPSSPTPTDILTAQVRQARLFLYENSLAVETKFNNFLSRALHIENAFTNTVASLAPSPESGERLLPGGVYVVVAAMAGSIVSRNRGILLRTASPLAFGTVAAWTLLPVTMRNVSDLVWEYEKQVPAVADTHLQVREKAEHLWYTGIAHSGMARAMMEEKIGDVRKKLEEVVSKGH; encoded by the exons ATGTCTTTCCGGCCAATGCTGAAGCAG CGGGCTGTGGCCCCCATCGCGGCCACCCTTCTGGCTGGCGGTATCGCCCTCTACCCCCGGCAGACGGCTTTTGCAGAGGAGCCTCGCGATGCT AAAAAACCCATCTACGATGACTTCCCGACCGAGATCCCGGCCGTCTCCAAGCCCGTCGTCTCTCCGgccccgaccaccaccaccccggcAGCTCCGGTGTCcactcccttctcctctccctcttcccctacGCCCACCGACATCCTGACCGCTCAGGTCCGTCAGGCCCGTCTCTTCCTGTACGAGAACTCCCTGGCCGTCGAGACTAAGTTCAACAACTTCCTGTCGCGTGCCCTGCACATCGAGAACGCCTTCACCAACACCGTCGCCTCCCTGGCCCCGTCGCCCGAGTCCGGTGAACGTCTGCTCCCCGGTGGAGTCTACGTCGTTGTGGCTGCCATGGCCGGTTCCATCGTGTCGCGGAACCGCGGTATCCTCCTGCGCACGGCGTCCCCGCTGGCCTTCGGTACCGTGGCTGCCTGGACCCTGCTGCCCGTGACCATGCGCAACGTGTCGGATCTGGTCTGGGAGTACGAGAAGCAGGTTCCGGCTGTGGCGGACACGCATCTGCAGGTGCGCGAGAAGGCTGAGCACCTGTGGTACACGGGGATTGCGCACAGCGGTATGGCGCGGgccatgatggaggagaagatcggaGATGTGCggaagaagttggaggaggtggtgagcAAGGGTCATTAA
- the OCT1 gene encoding mitochondrial intermediate peptidase (BUSCO:EOG09260JJW;~COG:O;~EggNog:ENOG410PGPG;~InterPro:IPR033851,IPR024077,IPR001567;~MEROPS:MER0001156;~PFAM:PF01432;~go_component: GO:0005759 - mitochondrial matrix [Evidence IEA];~go_function: GO:0004222 - metalloendopeptidase activity [Evidence IEA];~go_process: GO:0006508 - proteolysis [Evidence IEA];~go_process: GO:0006627 - protein processing involved in protein targeting to mitochondrion [Evidence IEA]) has protein sequence MGAPLLLPLRRRPWTCRTCLLQARRSLETAASPATHRTAFDYLPSKNDAQKKSDDDTLRCVFDSQPFWREFSQRSAAHLKPTGLVQNQYLTSPDGFRVFATTTLQKCQAIVAKVLAGTTLEDYRSMARDLDRLSDLLCRVIDLSDFIRVIHPDPRVQEAATQAYALMFEYMNVLNTTTGLNDQLKKAAANPEVTARWSDEEKIVAQILIKDFSNSAIHMPPHARQRFVNLSNDISQLGNTFVNAAEPAKSHVTVSANSLRGLDPILVQQIKRWNRTASVPSMGLIPRLALRSVHDEGVRREVYLATRTSSARQIQRLEQLLAKRAELAQLSGYDSFAHMTLSDKMAKTPEAVSNFLTSLVGSNRPYVQEELAQLQSMKGSAGRLQPWDHAYYVHQRVLQYSQSRRSRELSAVPEFFSLGTVMQGLSRLFDRLYGVRLVPQETAAGETWNSDVRRLDVVDEADRHIAVIYCDLFSRPNKHPNPAHYTLRCAREISAEEVAECATTMDASAHPNDGMATAVDRDAKTLRQLPTIALVCDFPEPPATGTGRPSLLSEHSVRTLFHEMGHALHSILGQTRLQSISGTRCATDFAELPSVLMERFATAPEVLALYARHWETDAPLSESMMQHMEKDRTAHGSIYGAMENESQILMALVDQAYHSLPAGQAASIDSTAVFHQVSAEHCTLPDPTDTKPPTSWQGFFGHLHGYGATYYSYIFDRAIANKLWEDVFQQGKAAVDRRAGERYKNEVLRWGGGRNGWNCVAGVLGSAHPANADGRLVEGGDEAMREVGRWGLGRDGVSE, from the coding sequence ATGGGAGCTCCTCTGCTGCTCCCACTCCGGCGTCGGCCGTGGACTTGCAGGACCTGTCTGCTGCAGGCCCGTCGCTCGCTCGAGACGGCCGCCTCGCCGGCGACTCATCGCACAGCCTTCGATTACCTTCCGAGTAAGAACGATGCCCAAAAGAAGTCCGATGACGACACCCTGCGCTGCGTCTTCGACTCGCAGCCGTTCTGGCGCGAATTTAGCCAGCGCAGTGCTGCCCACCTCAAACCTACCGGTCTAGTCCAAAATCAGTACCTGACCAGTCCCGATGGTTTCCGCGTCTTTGCGACCACCACCCTGCAGAAGTGCCAGGCTATCGTGGCCAAGGTGCTGGCCGGTACAACGCTGGAGGATTACCGGAGTATGGCCCGCGATCTCGACCGCCTCAGCGACTTGCTGTGTCGAGTCATCGACCTATCGGACTTCATCCGAGTCATCCATCCCGATCCGCGCGTGCAGGAGGCCGCGACGCAGGCGTACGCCCTCATGTTCGAGTACATGAACGTCTTGAATACGACTACCGGCCTCAACgaccagctgaagaaggccgcCGCCAATCCCGAGGTTACGGCCCGTTGgtccgacgaggagaagatcgtcGCCCAGATCCTCATCAAGGACTTTTCCAACTCGGCCATCCACATGCCCCCGCATGCGCGACAGCGTTTCGTCAACCTGTCCAATGATATCAGCCAACTGGGAAATACTTTTGTCAACGCCGCCGAGCCGGCCAAGTCGCACGTGACCGTGAGCGCCAACAGCCTGCGCGGCCTCGACCCCATCCTCGTGCAGCAGATCAAGCGGTGGAACCGGACAGCCTCCGTGCCCAGCATGGGCCTGATTCCGCGCCTGGCGCTGCGGTCCGTCCACGACGAGGGCGTGCGGCGGGAGGTCTACTTGGCTACACGCACGTCGAGCGCCCGCCAGATCCAGCGGCTCGAGCAGCTGTTGGCCAAGCGCGCCGAGCTGGCACAACTTTCGGGCTACGACAGCTTCGCTCACATGACGCTGAGCGACAAGATGGCTAAGACTCCTGAGGCAGTGTCTAACTTTTTGACCTCGCTGGTGGGCAGTAACCGACCCTACGTGCAGGAGGAGCTGGCGCAGCTGCAGAGCATGAAGGGATCCGCTGGTCGGTTGCAACCATGGGATCACGCCTACTATGTCCATCAACGGGTACTGCAGTACTCGCAGTCGCGCCGGTCGCGGGAGCTCAGTGCGGTGCCCGAGTTCTTCTCCCTGGGCACGGTCATGCAGGGACTCTCTCGGCTGTTCGATCGACTCTACGGCGTTCGGCTGGTGCCCCAGGAAACGGCTGCCGGGGAGACCTGGAACTCGGATGTGCGCCGATTGGACGTGGTCGATGAGGCGGACCGCCACATTGCTGTCATCTACTGTGACCTGTTCTCCCGCCCCAACAAGCACCCGAACCCGGCCCACTACACGCTGCGGTGTGCACGTGAGATCtccgcggaggaggtggccgaGTGCGCCACGACGATGGATGCTTCCGCCCACCCCAACGATGGCATGGCCACGGCCGTTGACCGCGACGCCAAGACGCTCCGCCAGCTGCCGACGATCGCGCTGGTGTGCGACTTCCCGGAGCCGCCTGCCACAGGAACGGGCCGCCCGTCCCTGCTCAGCGAGCACAGCGTGCGTACCCTGTTCCACGAAATGGGACACGCGCTGCACTCGATCTTGGGACAGACGCGGCTGCAGTCCATCTCGGGAACGAGATGCGCGACCGACTTTGCCGAGCTGCCTTCAGTGCTGATGGAACGGTTCGCGACCGCTCCCGAAGTGCTGGCACTATACGCCCGTCACTGGGAGACGGATGCTCCTCTATCGGAGAGCATGATGCAGCATATGGAGAAGGACCGCACTGCGCACGGGTCAATCTACGGCGCGATGGAGAACGAGTCGCAGATCCTGATGGCGCTGGTCGACCAGGCATACCACTCCCTCCCTGCCGGCCAGGCCGCCTCCATCGACAGCACGGCAGTCTTCCACCAGGTCTCTGCCGAGCACTGCACCCTTCCCGATCCGACCGATACTAAGCCCCCGACCTCGTGGCAGGGCTTCTTCGGTCACCTGCACGGCTACGGCGCCACCTACTACAGTTACATCTTCGACCGGGCGATCGCCAACAAGCTGTGGGAGGACGTGTTCCAGCAGGGCAAGGCGGCGGTGGATCGCCGGGCCGGAGAGCGGTACAAGAATGAAGTGCTGCGCTGGGGCGGTGGCCGCAACGGCTGGAACTGCGTGGCGGGCGTGCTGGGCAGCGCCCATCCCGCCAACGCTGATGGCCGACTTGTTGAAGGCGGCGACGAAGCTATGCGGGAGGTGGGTCGCTGGGGATTGGGACGCGATGGTGTCTCTGAGTAA
- a CDS encoding M protein repeat protein (COG:S;~EggNog:ENOG410PQKZ;~InterPro:IPR029605) encodes MASTEEPVTPVAPAEVEPEIVPPATPVDSTILSGSEEPVTSPDVSKDKENVKASPVKKSPSSTTSTRRPLSGSTTTTTTKRPTSMSGPSRTTTSATRSAATNGSTLNRPPTRPATTTTVRKPLSSTTTTTAGHRSRASVSSSADEKSHRSVASSGDEKRGISSTAAKRMSLVGTSATRAPVKSTTSTLDRRSSIAGSTTAEKRTSTTRPSTASTVRPLTKPATTTSTSRPTTSSSATTRTTTRPTSTVTRPATTASKRLSTAPKGAEEDSEKLQSLQTKLAESEATVTSLKADLDAVNLKLTELSLAPNDSSENADEATKALREQHTAEIEQLTAVHQEQLQALRAQLEDVEAKHKELEEKSVKELDDAAKSAAAQGDDQTAAALEELKQSHQAQLEALEKDLAEQKAAAAGYAEQVDSLKAELDLQKGQLTEASANLDKTLAKLEDLQRELNGRDQVVENLHMEMDRLDQAKQQEIRAAEEAAKHAILALEDKVTSLESQLAAAGSATSEGNEETAARLAEKDQEIADLKDALEKAHVELEQGRQDAEAQIAEKTKELEAAHEAAVAQLKAEHEETLAAAVEGKVGDKVKELEAAHEAAIAELKAAHEQALSAAAESGLGDKVKELEGTHEAAIAQLKAEHEQALTAAIESKVGEKQKELEAAHEATIADLKASHEQALSAAAENGLGDKVKELEASHEAAIAQLKAAHEEALATAAAAHAQELAAAKEAAESAGTSHSQQLEELRAKLEEAESAAAEDKEELIAELDAAHQAEMHALNQRLEATEQNLAEARQALENGNSSAQDVAIQEIESLKEKVGALESQLSTGQGEIKSLQDEIQSKQGQAEALQQSLDAFEDKTKAKDAEQESQLKSLEEKAAVAGRELEEKVKEAAVVAEQHAQALESLKAEHAVALENVKTNASGSHEQALSELQAKYEASMSTLRDMESKHAEHIESLEAELRSALQRHAQEIAEHTETRAKEVAELQQQHEEAKAQFQAELQSLQTSRSAETDAEHSKAIEQLLTIQDEKLSGLRADLEATNQAKIEELQKTHDAALAEVHAQLAEAHAAAQDVSVLESLKLTIADLEKKLNEAEQSAAESKELAGKHNADLSSILTEKNELEQQHQAVSSRVAELEQSLAASESAKSELEAVLQQLAASKDELSNLKSQHETLSSELQACKTENRAMEEKLEQGERDLNSQIDKNMSLLNQLGEVDSSIAANRKRVRELEAEVAALKAEKDTQGGSVGLEGSRWAGEKEEAAEDGKHSGTA; translated from the exons ATGGCGTCCACAGAGGAACCTGTCACCCCAGTTGCTCCTGCGGAGGTGGAGCCGGAGATCGTGCCCCCTGCGACTCCAGTCGATTCGACCATCCTCTCGGGCAGCGAGGAGCCAGTCACGAGCCCGGATGtctccaaggacaaggagaacGTCAAGGCCTCTCCGGTCAAGAAAAGTCCCTCCTCCACGACCAGCACTAGGCGTCCCTTGTCTGGatcgaccaccaccaccaccactaagCGTCCCACTTCCATGTCCGGGCCTTCCAGAACTACAACTTCGGCCACACGCTCCGCCGCGACCAACGGCAGCACCCTGAACAGGCCTCCGACCCGGCCCGCGACTACCACCACGGTCCGCAAGCCCCTGAgctctaccaccaccaccacagccggCCATCGGTCGCGCGCCTCCGTCAGCAGCTCCGCAGACGAAAAGTCCCACCGGTCGGTGGCCAGCTCCGGAGATGAGAAGCGAGGCATCTCCAGCACAGCCGCCAAGCGCATGTCGCTGGTTGGTACCTCGGCCACGAGAGCACCCGTCAAGTCCACTACTTCCACTCTGGACCGACGTTCCAGCATTGCGGGCTCGACtacggcggagaagagaacaTCTACCACTCGCCCTAGCACGGCCTCCACGGTGCGGCCCCTGACCAAGCCGgcgaccaccacctcgaCTTCTCGTCCgactacttcctcctccgctaCTACTCGTACCACCACCAGACCCACGTCTACGGTGACGAGGCCAGCGACGACCGCCTCCAAAAGGTTGAGCACCGCCCCCAAGGGTGCCGAGGAAGACTCGGAGAAGTTGCAGTCACTTCAGACCAAGCTGGCCGAGAGCGAAGCCACGGTGACTAGCCTGAAGGCGGATTTGGATGCAGTCAACCTCAAATTGACCGAGCTGTCTCTGGCCCCGAACGATTCCTCCGAGAATGCCGATGAGGCCACCAAGGCGCTCCGTGAGCAGCATACCGCCGAAATCGAACAGCTGACCGCTGTCCATcaggagcagctgcaggcgTTGCGTGCCCAGTTGGAAGATGTCGAGGCGAAGcacaaggagctggaggagaagtCGGTCAAGGAATTGGATGACGCCGCCAAGTCCGCTGCGGCTCAGGGTGATGACCAGACTGCTGCGGCCCTGGAGGAACTGAAGCAGTCGCACCAAGCCCAACTGGAAGCGCTGGAGAAGGATCTCGCCGAGCAGAAGGCAGCAGCTGCCGGATATGCCGAGCAAGTCGACTCTTTGAAGGCCGAGCTTGACCTGCAGAAAGGCCAGCTGACCGAGGCGAGTGCCAACCTGGACAAGACCCTTGCGAAACTGGAAGATCTCCAGCGCGAGCTCAATGGACGTGACCAGGTGGTCGAAAACCTGCACATGGAAATGGACCGGCTGGACCAAGCCAAGCAGCAGGAGATTCGGGCCGCCGAGGAGGCTGCCAAGCATGCCATTCTAGCCCTGGAGGACAAGGTGACATCGCTCGAAAGCCAGCTTGCCGCTGCGGGTTCTGCGACCAGCGAAGGTAACGAAGAGACGGCCGCCCGCTTGGCCGAGAAAGACCAGGAGATTGCCGACCTCAAGGACGCGTTGGAGAAGGCGCACGTGGAACTGGAGCAGGGCCGCCAGGATGCGGAAGCCCAGATCGcagagaagaccaaggagctggaggccgCTCATGAGGCCGCCGTTGCTCAGCTCAAGGCCGAACATGAGGAGACCCTGGCTGCCGCTGTTGAGGGCAAGGTTGGCGACAAGGTCAAGGAGCTTGAAGCTGCTCATGAGGCTGCAATTGCGGAACTGAAAGCCGCCCATGAGCAAGCCCTCTCTGCGGCCGCTGAAAGTGGACTGGGCGACAAGGTCAAGGAATTGGAAGGCACCCACGAGGCCGCCATTGCCCAACTCAAGGCTGAACATGAACAGGCCCTGACTGCGGCGATCGAGAGCAAGGTCGgcgagaagcagaaggagctcGAAGCCGCTCACGAGGCCACGATCGCGGATCTCAAGGCTAGTCACGAACAGGCACTTTCTGCGGCTGCTGAGAACGGGCTTGGCGACAAGGtcaaggagctggaagcaTCTCACGAGGCCGCCATTGCCCAGTTGAAGGCTGCCCATGAGGAGGCGTTGGCTACTGCCGCTGCAGCTCACGCGCAGGAACTCGCCGCTGCGAAGGAGGCCGCTGAGTCCGCTGGAACCTCTCACTCCCAGCAACTCGAGGAACTCCGTGCGAAGCTCGAGGAGGCCGAGTCCGCTGCTGCCGAGGACAAGGAGGAGCTGATTGCCGAGCTTGATGCTGCCCACCAAGCCGAGATGCATGCTCTGAACCAGAGACTAGAGGCTACCGAGCAAAACCTTGCGGAGGCCCGTCAAGCTCTCGAGAACGGCAACAGCTCTGCTCAGGACGTTGCCATTCAGGAGATCGAGTCcctcaaggagaaggtcggGGCTCTGGAGTCCCAGCTCTCCACCGGACAGGGCGAGATCAAGTCTCTACAGGACGAGATCCAGAGCAAGCAAGGGCAGGCGGAGGCGCTGCAGCAGAGCCTGGATGCCTTCGAGGACaagaccaaggccaaggatgcTGAGCAGGAAAGCCAGCTCAAGTCtttggaagagaaggccgccGTTGCCGGCcgggagctggaggagaaggtcaaggaagCCGCTGTTGTTGCCGAGCAGCACGCACAGGCGCTCGAGTCCCTGAAGGCCGAGCACGCCGTCGCGCTCGAGAATGTCAAGACCAATGCTAGCGGTTCCCACGAGCAGGCGCTTAGCGAGCTGCAGGCCAAGTATGAGGCGTCCATGTCCACCCTCCGTGACATGGAGTCCAAGCACGCTGAGCATATCGAGTCTCTTGAGGCCGAGCTCCGGTCCGCTCTTCAGCGCCATGCCCAGGAGATCGCGGAGCATACCGAGACCCGTGCTAAGGAGGTTGCCGagcttcagcagcagcatgaaGAGGCCAAGGCCCAGTTCCAGGCTGAACTGCAATCCCTCCAGACTTCTCGGTCCGCTGAAACTGATGCTGAGCACAGCAAGGCGATCGAACAGCTCCTGACCATTCAAGACGAGAAGCTTTCTGGCCTTCGGGCTGATCTGGAGGCCACCAACCAGGCCAAGATCGAGGAGCTTCAGAAGACTCACGACGCCGCCCTTGCGGAGGTCCACGCCCAGCTGGCCGAAGCTCACGCCGCCGCTCAGGATGTTTCGGTCCTTGAGAGTCTGAAGCTGACCATTGCtgatctggagaagaagctgaacGAAGCCGAGCAGTCTGCTGCGGAATCCAAGGAGCTCGCGGGCAAGCACAACGCCGatctctcttccatccttACCGAGAAGAACGAGTTGGAGCAGCAACACCAGGCCGTGAGCAGCCGGGTGGCGGAGCTCGAGCAGTCCCTTGCTGCTTCGGAGAGCGCCAAGTCGGAGCTGGAAGCTGTCCTGCAACAACTGGCCGCGTCCAAGGACGAATTGTCCAACCTGAAGAGCCAGCACGAAACACTGTCGAGTGAACTCCAGGCGTGCAAGACGGAGAACCGggccatggaggagaagttggagcaAGGCGAGCGCGATTTGAACAGCCAGATTGACAAGAACATGTCCCTCCTCAACCAGCTGGGCGAGGTGGACTCGTCGATCGCGGCCAACCGCAAGCGGGTGCGCGAATTGGAGGCCGAAGTCGCGGCATTGAAGGCCGAGAAGGATACGCAGGGCGGATCGGTCGGGCTGGAGGGTAGCCGCTGGGCgggcgagaaggaggaggccgcGGAAG ATGGCAAGCATTCAGGAACAGCTTAA